The region GCCCAGGTGCTGCACGCCGCGCTCGACGTCGGCATCGCCCGGGCCGCGCTCGACGAGGCCGCGCTCTTCGTCCGCACGAAGTCACGGCCCCACCCCGACGCCCAGGTCGAGCGGGCCGCCGACGACCCGCTCGTCGTCCAGGCGCTGGGCCAGATGGAGCTCGACGTGCGGGCCTCGGAGGCGCTGCTGCGCGAGGCGGCTCGCGCCGTCGACGCGGCGGACGCCGACCTCACCGCGGACACCGTGGCCACCGCCAGCCTCGCGGTCGCCGCCGCCCGTGCCCACTCGGCGAAGACCTCGGTCGAGGTCTCCAGCCGGCTCTTCGAGGTCTCTGGCACCCGCTCGGCCCTCGACTCGCTCAACCTCGACCGGCACTGGCGCAACGCGCGCACCCACACCCTCCACGACCCCGCTGCCTGGAAGGTCCAGCACCTCGGGCGGTACGCCGTCGACGGCACGCCGCCGCCCAACCACGGTCAGCTCTGAGGCCGACCGGCCTCGGTTTCGACACGCTCCCTCCACGTTGCTCGACCAGCGACGGATGAAAGGACTGCCATGAAGTTCCACTGGTTCCTGCCCACCAACGGCGGCGACGGCCGCCAGGTCGTGAGCGGCGGCCACGGCGTCGAGCACGGCGTCGCGGGCCGGCCCGCGAGCGTGCCCTACCTCGGGCAGATCGCCCGCAGTGCCGAGCAGCTCGGCTTCGAGGCCGCGCTCACCCCGACCGGGGCCTGGTGCGAGGACGCGTGGCTGACCACGGCCATGCTCGCCCCGCTCTCGGAGCGGCTGAAGTTCCTCGTCGCCTTCCGGCCCGGGCTCACCTCGCCGACGCTCGCCGCGCAGATGGCCGCCACCTTCCAGAACCTCACCGGCGGCCGGCTGCTCCTCAACGTGGTCACCGGCGGCGAGTCGCACGAGCAGCGCGCCTACGGTGACTTCCTCGACAAGGACGAGCGCTACGAGCGTTGCGGGGAGTTCCTCTCCATCGTGCGCCGTCTGTGGACCGGCGAAGAGGTGACGTACGCCGGCAAGCACCTGCGCGTCGACCAGGCGCGGCTCCAGCAGCTGCCCGACCCGATCCCGCAGATCTACTTCGGCGGCTCCTCGCCCGCCGCCGGCGAGGTCGCGGCCGAGCACGCCGACGTCTACCTCACCTGGGGCGAGCCGCCGGCCGCGGTCGCGAAGAAGATCGCCTGGATCAGGGAGCTGGGGGAGAAGCAGGGTCGCGAGCTGACCTACGGCCTGCGCGTCCACACGATCTCCCGCGACACCTCCGAGGAGGCGTGGGCCGAGGCCGACCGGCTGCTCGCCGGCATCGCCGAGGAGGACATCGCCCGGGTGCAGGAGGGCCTGCGGCGCTCGGAGTCGGTGGGCCAGCAGAACATGCTCGCCCTCAACAACGGCAGCAAGGACGGCCTCGAGATCCACCCGAACCTGTGGGCCGGCGTCGGCCTGGTCCGCGGCGGTGCCGGCACCGCCCTGGTCGGGAGCCACGAGGAGGTCGCCGACCTCGTCGAGGAGTACCACGCGGTCGGCATCGACGAGCTCGTGCTGTCGGCGTACCCGCACCTCGAGGGCGCCTACCAGTTCGGTGAGGGCGTGCTCCCGATCCTCGAGGAGCGCGGCCTCTGGACCAACCCCGCGCCCGTCGCGGCACGGGCCTCGGTCCCGTTCGGCAGCCAGAAGGCCGCCTCGTGAGCGCCGCCGACCTCGACCAGCGCACGCTGCGCGACGCGTTCGGCGCGTTCCCGTCCGGCGTCGTCGCCGTCGCCGCCTCGGTGAAGGGGCAGCTCACCGGCATCGCCGCGTCGTCGTTCACCTCGGTGAGCATCGACCCGCCGCTCGTGTCGTTCTCGATCGCGACGTCCAGCTCCACCTGGCCGTCGCTGCGCGAGGCCGACCGGCTCGGCATCAGCGTGCTCGCCGACCACCACGACGCGGTCTGCCGCCAGCTCGCCGGGCCGCGCGAGGAGCGCTTCACCGGCCTGCCCTTCAAGGTCACCGAGAACGGCTCGGTGCTCCTCGACGAGGCCGTCGCGACCTACGACTGCTCGATCCATGACGAGGTCGTCGCCGGCGACCACGTCATCGTACTGCTCGAGGTGCACGAGGTCGGTGCCGGCGACGGTGAGCACCCGCTCGTCTTCCACCGCTCGGCCTTCGCCAAGCTGCACCGCGACGACCTCGACCCCTCGCGCCTCGACGGCCGGATCAACGGCGCCGAGGTCGACCGGGGCGCGACCACTGTCACGACCGCGGACGAGGCGCACGACGCGGCCTGACCACCCCGACGCCCGGGAGCGATCCCTCCCGGGTCCCGCGGCCCGGCCTCCCTTGGGCGAAGTGGAGGCCGGGCCGCTCCTCGTCGTCGGGACCGGGCGAGCCCTCAGGCGTCGACGACCTCGGCGGGCGTCGCGGCGACCCGGCGACGGCGTACGACGAGCCAGAGCGGGAGGCCGAGCACCAGGGCCACCACCGCGAAGGGCAGCAGCGCGCCGAGGATCGTCAGCACCGCGACGAGCATCGCGCCCATCGCCTTCATGCCGCCGTCGAGGCCGCTGAGGAAGCCGGCCGGCTGGTCGTCGTCCTCCTCGACCGACTCGACCGGCTGGGTGGAGATGTCGACGGTGATCGTGGACAGGGAGGTCTGGTCCTTCAGGTAGGACTGCTGCGACTTCAGCGAGTCGAGCTCGGCCTGCCGGCTGGTCAGCTGGGACTCGATCCAGATGACGTCCTTGAGGGTGTCGGCCTCGGAGAGCAGGAGCTCGACCCGCTTCAGGCTCGCCTCCTGGGCCCGCACCCGGACACCGGTGTCGATCACCTGGGTCGTGACGTCCTCCGACCCGCGGTTCGACGAGCGCAGGGTGGCCGTGCCCTCGAGCGCCTCCATGGTGGCGGCGAACTTCGCGCTGGGCACCCGGAGGACGATCCGGGCGTAGGAGGTCGTACCCCCCTCGTCGCTCTCGGTGTCCTCCTCGGTCACGTCGCCGGCCTGGGCGTCGACGATCCGCTGCACCTCCTGGCGGGTCTTGCGCACGTCGTCGGTCGACAGCGAGACGGCGCCGTTCGAGATGACCGCGCGCTGCAGCTCGGGCGTGGCCGCGCTCCTGCCCGCCGACGCGTCCTCGGCCCCCGATCCGCCGACCTCGTCAGAGGCGGCCTCCGGTGCCGCCGCGGACCGCTCCGAGGACGCCGCGTCCGAGCCGCCTCCCGCGCTGGGCTCCGACATGTCGGCGGAGGTGCCGCCGTCGCTCGAGCCGGAGGAGCAGGCGGCCAGGACGGCCGTCATGGTGATCGCGGTCAGGATGCCTGCTGCTCGCAGGCGCGTCGTGGGGAGTCTGCTCATGTCGCTCCGACGCGACCTGCGTCGGAGCCGGTTCCGTGGTGGTCGAGGCCGTGACGGAACTGTGACCCTCAGGTCTTCTGCGTCTGGGTGACGACCGGCTTCGCCGTGGGGGCCGCCTTCTTCGCGGGGGCGGTCGCTGCGGCGGCCGTCGCTGCGGGGGCCTTCTTCGCGGCCGCCTTCTTCGCGGGGGCCTTCTTCGCGTCGGGCTGCCTGGCCGCGGGCTTGCGGGCGGACGAGCCCTTGAGCCGGACGCGCAGCGCGTTGCCCGATCCCTCGGTCACGAGGTAGGGCTGCGCCTCGACGAGCGTGCTCAGCCGGCCGCCCGGGCCGGCGAAGGTCCGCGCGTCGAACGACGGGTGGGTGCGGTTGAGCTGGTTGCCGAGGGAGCCGAGGTGGACCCAGCCCTCGTCGTCGGAGACGGCGTTGATCGCGCGGGTGAGCGCGCTCTGGAGGTTGATCGGCGCCGGCGCGGACTCGTCGTCCTCGGGCTGGTCGTCGGGCTGCTCCTCGGGCTCCGGCTCGGGCTTCTTGCCGTCCTGCACGACCCCGAGGTCGATGAACTTGTCGCACGCGTTCTTCAGCGCGGCGGGTGCCTTGCTCTCGCCGAGCACGTAGACGGTCTTGCCCGACTCGCGCAGCCGGTGCGCCAGGCTGGTGAAGTCGCTGTCGCTCGTGACGAGCGCGAACGCCTCGACGTGGTCGTCGTACAACAGGTCCATCGCGTCGATGACCAGCGCGAGGTCGGTGGAGTTCTTGCTGGTGGTGAAGGCGTTCTGGTGCATCGCCCGGAGGCCGAGGCTGTTGAGCTTGCGCGACCACTGGTTGAGGTGCGAGTTGGTCCAGTCGCCGTAGACCCGCTTGATCGTCGGGTTGCCGTACTTCGCGACCTCGCTCAGCACGTCGTCGGCGTAGGACGGTCGCGTGTTGTCGCCGTCGATCAGGACCGCGATCCGGTCGGTGCCCCCACTGGTCTCCATGGTCATCACCCTAGGGTGAGGCCGTGGCGCGGAACAGGGACGTGGTGGTCGTCGGGGGCGGGATCGCCGGCCTGGTCGCCGCCCGTGACCTCGCCGCCGCCGGTCGCGACGTGCTGCTGCTCGAGGGCTCGCCCGAGGTCGGCGGCAAGCTGCGCTCCGCCGAGGTCGCCGGGCTGCGGGTCGACGTCGGCGCCGAGGCCATGCTGGCCCGCCGGCCCGAGGGTGTCGCGCTCGCCGCCGAGATCGGCGCGGAGATCGTCCACCCGACGCCCGCCACCTCCGCCGTGTGGTCGCGTGGGGCGCTCCGCCCGCTGCCGCGCTCGCTGATGGGCGTGCCGTTCGACCTCGGCCAGCTGGCCGCGAGCGGCGTGCTGAGCAAGGACGGGGTGGCCCGCGCCTCCGTCGAGACGGTCGACACCGAGGTCCCCGACGACGTCTCGGTCGGCGACCTGGTCGCCGCGCGGCTGGGGGACGAGGTCGTCGACCGGCTCGTCGAGCCGCTGCTCGGTGGGGTGTACGCCGGCCACGCACGGCAGATCTCCGTGGCCGCGGCCGTGCCGCAGCTGCTCGCGATGGCCCGGCGGGGGAGCGTCCTCGAGCAGGCCGCCGCCGTGCCGACCTCGGCCGCCCCGGTCTTCGCCTCGCTGCCCGGCGGGATGGGGCGCCTGCCCGCGCTCGTCGCCGACGGCTCGTTCGAGGTGCGGACCTCCTCGACCGTCCGCGCCCTCCGGCGTACCCCTGACGGGTGGGCGCTCACCGTCGGTCCCACGACGCACCCCGAGACCATCGCGGCCGCTGCGGTCGTGCTGGCCACGCCTGCCGCCGCCACCGCGCGGCTCCTGGCCGAGGTCGCCCCCGGTGCGGCGGGCGAGCTGGCGGCGATCGAGGCGGCCAGCGTCGCCGTGGTGACCCTCGCCTTCCGCACGGCGGACGTGCCCGACGCCGCCTTCGAGCGCTCCGGCTTCCTCGTGCCTCCGGTCGAGCGGCGCGCGATCAAGGCGTCGACGTTCTCCTTCGCCAAGTGGGGTTGGGTCCGCGACCTCGACCCCGACGTCGTCGTGCTGCGCACGTCGCTGGGCCGCCACCGCGAGGAGGCCACGCTCCAGGCCGGCGACGACGGGCTGGTGCGGGTCTCGCTCGCCGACCTGGCCGCGACAGCCGGCATCACCGCCCGGCCCGTCGACTCGCACGTGCAGCGGTGGGGCGGCGCCCTGCCGCAGTACGCCGTCGGCCACCTCGACCGGGTCGCGCGCATCCGCGCCGCGGTCGCCGACCTGCCGGGGCTCGCGCTGTGCGGGGCGGCGTACGACGGGGTGGGCGTCCCGGCCGTGATCGGCTCGGCCCGCCGTGCCGCGGCTTCGCTCGCCCCGGCAGAATGAGGGCATGAGCACGGACGCCCCCGCAGAGCAGACCAACGCCGCCCGCACCAAGGAGCTCAACAGCACCATCCGCTACACGATGTGGTCGGTGTTCAGGCTGCGCGACGTGCTCGGTGACGCCGACCGGGCCGGTGAGGCCGCCGAGGTCGAGGCGTTCTTCGCGGAGCTCGGCACCGAGGACGTCACGGTCCGCGGGCTCTACGACGTGTCCGGCCTCCGCGCCGACGCCGACCTCATGGTCTGGTGGCACGCCGCCGACTCCCAGCAGCTGCAGGCGGCCTACAACGCCTTCCGCCGCACCGCCTTCGGCCGGCGCCTCGAGCCGGTCTGGTCCCAGATGGCGCTGCACCGCCCCGCGGAGTTCAACAAGTCGCACATCCCGGCCTTCCTCGCCGATGAGGAGCCGCGTGCGCACATCTGCGTCTACCCGTTCGTCCGGTCCTACGAGTGGTACCTCCTCGACGACGGCGAGCGTCGCCGGATGCTCGCCCAGCACGGCCAGCAGGCACGGGGGTACGCCGACGTGCGGGCCAACACGGTCGCCTCGTTCGCCCTCGGGGACTACGAGTGGCTGCTGGCCTTCGAGGCCGACGAGCTCCACCGCATCGTCGACCTGATGCGTGACCTGCGCGCGTCCGACGCCCGCCGCCACGTGCGCGAGGAGGTGCCGTTCTACACCGGTGCCCGTGTCTCGCCGGGCGACCTGCTCGACCGTCTGCCCTGATCGGGAAAGCCTCTCGTCGTTCCGCGTGGAATGACGGGGATCGGGCTCGCTCGCAATGTAGAGTAACTTACTCAACATTGTTTCTTAGGAGTAGCCATGACCGCCACCTTCCCCGCCCCAGCAGCACGCGCCACCGCACGCGCCACCGGCGACGACGTCGCCCGTGACGCCCTCGCCGACTACCTCGCCACGCACGACCCGCTCGCCACCGTCGACCTGACCGTCCCCGAGCGCACCTGGGTGCGCATCGGCTCGGTGTCCAGTGCCGACATCTGGCTGATCACCTGGCCCGCCGGCTCGAGCACCGGCTGGCACGACCACGGCTCGGCCAGCGGCGCCTTCGTGACCCTCGCCGGCCAGCTCACGGAGTACGTCTGGACCGGTGTCGCCACCGCCTCGACCCTGGGCGAGCGGGCGGTCCGCGAGTTCGACGGCAGCCACATCCACGACGTGATCAACCACGGCACCACCACGGCGGTCTCGCTCCACGCCTACGCGCCGTCGCTCGCCGCGATGACCCGCTACGAGCTCGTCCGAGGCCGGCTCCAGGTGACCAGCGTCGAGCAGCGCGGGGAGTCCTGGTGAGCGCGGTGCAGGAGCGCCCGGCCGTCAGGCACGACGGCGTCGACGCGCTGCTGGCCGACGCCCGCTCGCGGCTGCTCCGCATCGACGTCGAGACGGCCTACCGCGAGGCGCTCGACGGCGCGCTGCTCGTCGACATCAGGCCGGCCGCCCAGCGGGCGGCCGAGGGCGAGGTCCACCCCGCCGTCGAGCCGATGGTCGTCGAGCGCAACGTGCTCGAGTGGCGGTTCGACCCGCGCTCCGAGGCACGCGTCCCCGAGGCGTCGTACGACGCCCGCATCCTGGTGCTGTGCCAGGAGGGCTACACCTCGAGCCTGGCCGCCGACGCGCTGCGCAGCCTCGGCCTCGACGCGACCGACGTGGTCGGTGGCTTCAAGGCGTGGCGCGAGGCGCACCTGCCGGTGGCCTGCCGGGGTGCCTCGGCCTGACGTGGGAACGGGTCGCGGCGCGCTAGCGTCGTACCCACCATGACTCCCACACGCGTCATCGCCGCCCTGGCCCTGTCCGCCGCTGCGCTCTCCACCCTGGCCGCCTGCTCGACCGAGGACGAGATGAAGGCCGTCGACCCGGCCGCCTCGGGCGAGCCGACGTCGTCGGCCTCCCCGGACGGGGCGCCCGACCCGGTGCCGGACGGCGAGGTGCGCACCAGCGGCCTGGTGACGGTGCTCGACGACGGCAGTGGTCCGCAGCTGTGCCTGGGTGCCGTCGCCGAGTCGTACCCGCCCCAGTGCGGCGGGCCCGCGGTCGTGGACTTCGAGTGGGGCGACGTCGGCTTCGAGGAGGCCGCCGGCACGAAGTGGGGCTCCTACGCCCTCACCGGCACCTACGACGGCACCGAGTTCGCCGTCACCGACGCCATCCCGGCCGCGCTCTACGACACGATGGGCGAGCCGACCGACGACCCGCTCGCCGCCGCGTGCGACGACGCGACGACGACCGACACCCAGAAGGCGACGCCCGAGGACATGGACGCCACCCTCGCCGCCGCCTCGGCCCTGCCCGGCTACGCGACCGCGTGGCTCAGCGGCAACACGATCAACGTCGCGGTCACCGAGGACCCCGAGGGCGCCGAGTCGACCCTGCGCGAGACCTGGGGCGGCATGCTCTGCGTGACGACCGTCGAGAAGACCGACGCCGACCTCAACGCGATCAACACCGAGCTCCAGGCCGAGCTGGGCGACCGGCTGCTGACCAGCGGCTCGTTCCGGCCCGACTCGCTCGACGCGCAGGTCGTCTTCGACGACGGCTCGATCCAGGACTGGGCCGACGAGACCTGGGGCGACGGGCTGGTGACGGTCACCTCGGCCCTCGTCCCGGCCACCTGATCACCGCTGGGTCCTCGGTTTCGACACGCTCGTTCCTCGCTGCTCAACCAGCGGGGGTGGCCGCTGGTCGAGCGGGCGCCCGCGAAGCCGCTGGTCGAGCAGGGCGCCCGCGCCCGTGTCGAAACCGAGGCCGGGCGGCGGCTACTTCTTGTTCAGCGAGATGCTGATCGAGTTGATGCAGTAGCGGTCGCCGGTGGGAGTGCCGAACCCGTCGGGGAAGACGTGCCCGAGGTGCGAGCCGCAGGTGGCGCAGCGGACCTCGACGCGCTTCATGCCGTGGGTGTTGTCCTCGATGTACTCCACCGTGTCGGTCATCGGCTGGTAGAAGCTCGGCCAGCCGCAGCCGGAGTGGAACTTGGTGTCGCTGGTGAACAGCTCCGACCCGCAGGCCTTGCACGAGTAGGTGCCCTCGGTCTCGGTGTCGGTGTACTCACCGGTGAAGGCGCGCTCCGTGCCGGCCTGCCGCAGGACGGCGTACTCCTCGGGCGTGAGCTCCTCGCGCCACTGCTCATCGGTCTTCTGAACGTCGTAGGCCATGCCTCCAGCCTACGGCGGCACACCAGCGGGTCGGACGGCTAGGTTGTGGCCATGGCAGCTGCGAAGCCGGTGATGGTGCAGGCCGGCGACCGGGAGGTCCGTGTCTCCTCGCCCGACCGCGTCGTCTACGAGGCGACCGAGACCACCGGCGAGGTCACCAAGCTGATGGTCGCGGAGTACTTCGCCAGCGTCGAGGACGGGCTGATGCGCGCGCTGCGCGACCGGCCGACGGCCCTCGAGCGGTGGACGTCGGGCGTGCGCGAGGGGATGAGGCTCGCCACCGGGCCGCAGGACCGCAACGCCGACGCGTTCTACCAGAAGCGCGTGCCGAAGGGCGCTCCCGACTACCTCGAGACCGCGACGATCACGTTCCCCTCCGGTCGCACCGCCGACGAGATCTGCCCGACCGAGATCGCGGTGCCGGTCTGGTGCGCGCACATGGGCACGCTGACGTTCCACCCGTGGCCCGTGCGGCGTGACGACGTGGACCACCCCGACGAGCTGCGCATCGACCTCGACCCCCAGCCGGGTACGACGTTCACCGACGCGGTGCGGGTCGCCGGGGTCGCGCGCGAGCTGCTCACCGACCTCGGCATGACCGGCTTCGCCAAGACCTCGGGCAACCGGGGCATCCACGTCTACGTCCGGATCCAGCCGCAGTGGGACTTCGCGGCCGTCCGCCACGCGGCCATCGCCTTCGGCCGCGAGCTCGAGAAGCGTGACGACGGCGTGACGACCGCGTGGTGGAAGGAGGAGCGCGGGGAGCGGATCTTCGTCGACTTCAACCAGAACACCCGCGACCGCACGATCGCGTCGGCGTACTCCCTGCGACCCATCGCCGGCGCTCCGGTCTCGACGCCGGTCACGTGGGACGAGCTCGCGACGCTGACCTCGCCGAGCGGCTTCAACCTGTTCACCGTGCCCGAGCGGCTCGCGTCCCACGGCGACCCCTGGGCGACGATCGACGACGAGCACCACTCGCTCCAGCCGCTCCTCGACCTCTGGGACGCCCACCCCGTCGAGCTGAACTACCCGCCCGACCACCCGAAGATGCCCGGTGAGCCGCCCCGCGTGCAGCCGTCGAAGAAGGTCGAGTCCCACTGGGACGAGGACGGCAACCGGATCGCCGACTGAGTGCTGAGTGCTCCGGTCACGCTGCCGGCACGCAGACGAGCGGTGAGTGAGCCACATTCCGGCGGTCACGAATGTGGCTCACTCACCGCCCAGCGGCCAGTCGTACGCCGACACCCGTGCCAGCGGTGAGTGAGCCACATTCCGGCGGTCAGGAATGTGGCTCACGCACCGCTCACGCGAGCTCCCAGGGGGCGGCGATCGGGAAGTACTCGGCCAGGAAGTCGAGCAGCAGGCGGTCGGCGCGCTCGGCGTCGAAGGCGGAGACGTGGTTGTCGGCCACGCAGAAGAAGTCGCGGTCGCGCTTGAGCATCTGCTTGAGCTGGACGGGCAGCTGCTGGTGGCCGAGGTCGACGTAGCCGTGGTGGGCGCCGGCGCGGAAGGCCTGGCCGGTGACGAGGCCGTAGTTCTGCGCGAAGGACGACAGCAGCGACAGGTCGGTCTCCGAGCGGAACGGCGCGTCCGTGGTGGCCGCCACCTCGGCCGGGAAGCGGGCCGCGACCTCCTCGAGGACGGAGCGCCGCTGGGGGTGCGGGCTGTGCATCATCGTGTTGGTCAGCGCGACCCCGAAGGCATCGGCGAGCACGCGGCGGTTGTTCTGCGCGGCCGAGAGGTAGGGACGGTCGTCGGTGCCGGGGAGGCCGACCGCGCGGTGGTCGGCGACGAAGGCGGCGTACTGCCCACCGGGCGTGAAGAAGTGCTCCGGGCGCCGCGGCCTGCCGAGGAAGACGTCGTCGTTGACGTAGACGAAGTGGTCGGCGAGGTCGGGCACCGCGTGCAGCCGGGTCTCGATCGCGTGCGAGCTGAAGGTCGGCAGCGCGGAGGCCGGGAGGATGTCGCGGTGGTCGACGAGGCGGATCCTGTCGTGCGAGGTGTCGAGCCACGTCGGCACCTGCCCGGCCGTGACGAGGTGGATCCGCCGGACCCACGGGGCGAAGAGGTGGATGCTGCGCATCGAGTAGCGCAGCTCGTCGCGGCTGCGGAAGCGCGCGACCCCGCTGGCCCGCTGGTCGGGCGTCCGGCCGAGACCGGTGAGCCGTTCGTCGCGGGCGTCGAGCCACGCCTCGTCGTCGCCGTCGACCCAGGTGTAGACGACGTCGACGTCGAAGCGGCAGTCGTCGACGGTGGGCAGCGCCATCACCTCGAGGGTGGGTACGTCGACTCCCTCGACGGCGATCGTGGTGCGGGGCGACCCGGCAGGCACGCGGTCGCCGTAGCGGTTGAGGCCCGGCGCGAGGAGGTCTCCCTCGGGCGACTCCTCCCAGAACTGCACGCCGATCTCCACGCCCTCGCCCAGGAGGCCGTCGTGGCCGCCGCGCATCGGCCACGGCTCGAGGAAGAGCGAGGCGGTGCGGGCCTTCGCGAGCTCGGCGGTCATCGCGGCGACCGTTCCGCGGCGCTCGGGCCAGCCGCGCTCGGCCGGGTCGCGGACCGACAGCCAGTCGGGCACGTCCCCGCCCGCCAGCGCGCTCAGGAAGGCGGCGCGCCGCGACGAGGGGACGACGACGACCGGGTGCGGGTCGAGGCCGCGAGCGGGCATCACGAACCACCCGTCCCCGGTCGCCGCGGCGGCCGAGGTGAGCGCGCGCAGGGTCGTCGTACGGCACTCGGCGGGGGTGACGCCGCGCGCGCCCGTGGTCTCGGGCAGGTCACCCAGCGGCCCCGGGCGCAGGCCGTGCAGGACGCGGCGCGGGGCGAGGGGGTCGGCGCGGCGGGCGACCGCGCGCCGGAAGACGTCGACCCACTGGGCGGCGAGCGTCGGGCCGTCCCAGCGCTTCGAGCGCTCGAGCGCAGCGGCGCCGAGACGGGTGCGGAGCTCGTCGTCGGT is a window of Nocardioides oleivorans DNA encoding:
- a CDS encoding LLM class flavin-dependent oxidoreductase is translated as MKFHWFLPTNGGDGRQVVSGGHGVEHGVAGRPASVPYLGQIARSAEQLGFEAALTPTGAWCEDAWLTTAMLAPLSERLKFLVAFRPGLTSPTLAAQMAATFQNLTGGRLLLNVVTGGESHEQRAYGDFLDKDERYERCGEFLSIVRRLWTGEEVTYAGKHLRVDQARLQQLPDPIPQIYFGGSSPAAGEVAAEHADVYLTWGEPPAAVAKKIAWIRELGEKQGRELTYGLRVHTISRDTSEEAWAEADRLLAGIAEEDIARVQEGLRRSESVGQQNMLALNNGSKDGLEIHPNLWAGVGLVRGGAGTALVGSHEEVADLVEEYHAVGIDELVLSAYPHLEGAYQFGEGVLPILEERGLWTNPAPVAARASVPFGSQKAAS
- a CDS encoding flavin reductase family protein, encoding MSAADLDQRTLRDAFGAFPSGVVAVAASVKGQLTGIAASSFTSVSIDPPLVSFSIATSSSTWPSLREADRLGISVLADHHDAVCRQLAGPREERFTGLPFKVTENGSVLLDEAVATYDCSIHDEVVAGDHVIVLLEVHEVGAGDGEHPLVFHRSAFAKLHRDDLDPSRLDGRINGAEVDRGATTVTTADEAHDAA
- a CDS encoding DUF4349 domain-containing protein, coding for MSRLPTTRLRAAGILTAITMTAVLAACSSGSSDGGTSADMSEPSAGGGSDAASSERSAAAPEAASDEVGGSGAEDASAGRSAATPELQRAVISNGAVSLSTDDVRKTRQEVQRIVDAQAGDVTEEDTESDEGGTTSYARIVLRVPSAKFAATMEALEGTATLRSSNRGSEDVTTQVIDTGVRVRAQEASLKRVELLLSEADTLKDVIWIESQLTSRQAELDSLKSQQSYLKDQTSLSTITVDISTQPVESVEEDDDQPAGFLSGLDGGMKAMGAMLVAVLTILGALLPFAVVALVLGLPLWLVVRRRRVAATPAEVVDA
- a CDS encoding NYN domain-containing protein, with translation METSGGTDRIAVLIDGDNTRPSYADDVLSEVAKYGNPTIKRVYGDWTNSHLNQWSRKLNSLGLRAMHQNAFTTSKNSTDLALVIDAMDLLYDDHVEAFALVTSDSDFTSLAHRLRESGKTVYVLGESKAPAALKNACDKFIDLGVVQDGKKPEPEPEEQPDDQPEDDESAPAPINLQSALTRAINAVSDDEGWVHLGSLGNQLNRTHPSFDARTFAGPGGRLSTLVEAQPYLVTEGSGNALRVRLKGSSARKPAARQPDAKKAPAKKAAAKKAPAATAAAATAPAKKAAPTAKPVVTQTQKT
- the hemG gene encoding protoporphyrinogen oxidase, coding for MARNRDVVVVGGGIAGLVAARDLAAAGRDVLLLEGSPEVGGKLRSAEVAGLRVDVGAEAMLARRPEGVALAAEIGAEIVHPTPATSAVWSRGALRPLPRSLMGVPFDLGQLAASGVLSKDGVARASVETVDTEVPDDVSVGDLVAARLGDEVVDRLVEPLLGGVYAGHARQISVAAAVPQLLAMARRGSVLEQAAAVPTSAAPVFASLPGGMGRLPALVADGSFEVRTSSTVRALRRTPDGWALTVGPTTHPETIAAAAVVLATPAAATARLLAEVAPGAAGELAAIEAASVAVVTLAFRTADVPDAAFERSGFLVPPVERRAIKASTFSFAKWGWVRDLDPDVVVLRTSLGRHREEATLQAGDDGLVRVSLADLAATAGITARPVDSHVQRWGGALPQYAVGHLDRVARIRAAVADLPGLALCGAAYDGVGVPAVIGSARRAAASLAPAE
- the hemQ gene encoding hydrogen peroxide-dependent heme synthase: MSTDAPAEQTNAARTKELNSTIRYTMWSVFRLRDVLGDADRAGEAAEVEAFFAELGTEDVTVRGLYDVSGLRADADLMVWWHAADSQQLQAAYNAFRRTAFGRRLEPVWSQMALHRPAEFNKSHIPAFLADEEPRAHICVYPFVRSYEWYLLDDGERRRMLAQHGQQARGYADVRANTVASFALGDYEWLLAFEADELHRIVDLMRDLRASDARRHVREEVPFYTGARVSPGDLLDRLP
- a CDS encoding cysteine dioxygenase, whose protein sequence is MTATFPAPAARATARATGDDVARDALADYLATHDPLATVDLTVPERTWVRIGSVSSADIWLITWPAGSSTGWHDHGSASGAFVTLAGQLTEYVWTGVATASTLGERAVREFDGSHIHDVINHGTTTAVSLHAYAPSLAAMTRYELVRGRLQVTSVEQRGESW
- a CDS encoding rhodanese-like domain-containing protein, with the protein product MSAVQERPAVRHDGVDALLADARSRLLRIDVETAYREALDGALLVDIRPAAQRAAEGEVHPAVEPMVVERNVLEWRFDPRSEARVPEASYDARILVLCQEGYTSSLAADALRSLGLDATDVVGGFKAWREAHLPVACRGASA
- the msrB gene encoding peptide-methionine (R)-S-oxide reductase MsrB; this encodes MAYDVQKTDEQWREELTPEEYAVLRQAGTERAFTGEYTDTETEGTYSCKACGSELFTSDTKFHSGCGWPSFYQPMTDTVEYIEDNTHGMKRVEVRCATCGSHLGHVFPDGFGTPTGDRYCINSISISLNKK
- a CDS encoding DNA polymerase domain-containing protein, whose protein sequence is MAAAKPVMVQAGDREVRVSSPDRVVYEATETTGEVTKLMVAEYFASVEDGLMRALRDRPTALERWTSGVREGMRLATGPQDRNADAFYQKRVPKGAPDYLETATITFPSGRTADEICPTEIAVPVWCAHMGTLTFHPWPVRRDDVDHPDELRIDLDPQPGTTFTDAVRVAGVARELLTDLGMTGFAKTSGNRGIHVYVRIQPQWDFAAVRHAAIAFGRELEKRDDGVTTAWWKEERGERIFVDFNQNTRDRTIASAYSLRPIAGAPVSTPVTWDELATLTSPSGFNLFTVPERLASHGDPWATIDDEHHSLQPLLDLWDAHPVELNYPPDHPKMPGEPPRVQPSKKVESHWDEDGNRIAD